The genomic window CCGCTGTGGCTGCAGGAATTGTGTTGTTGGCAGTTGGTACCGATACTGGTGGTTCGGTAAGGATACCTGCATCTTTTTGCGGCATCACCGGTTTCAGGCCCACAAGCGGGAGATGGTCATCGTCCGGCATCATTCCGGTATCGAGAACCAAAGATTCGCCCGGTTTGCTGACTCGAAGTGCGGCAGATGCCCTTTTTGTCTATAGCCATCTCTCATCGGACGAACCGATGACGGCTCCTGATAAGTCGCCTTTGCGAATAGGCCTGCCGTCTTCACTATGGACCGGGCTCGACGCCGACGTCAAGTCGGTTTGCCGTGCAGCAATTGATAGCTTAAAGTCTGTCGAACATCAATGCGTGGAGGTAGACGATACCTCGATACTTGAACTGAGCCGGACGATCACCTTTACGGTCCCGCTCTACGAATTCTTCTTGGACTTCCCAAGGACATTAGTCTCGCTAGGTTGGGAAGAAAAAATTTCTGAGGTTTTCGAGGATATTCGCGACGAGAACGTTCGCGGTATAATTCATGCGCACTTGGGTGGTGGGCTAATTACGCCCGCGAATTATGCTGAGGCAATTTCCAATGTCGGACGATTGCGGCGGAAAATTAATGCGCTTTTTGACTTGGGCGATATTGATCTGCTAGCTTATCCGACGGTCCCCCAAGCGGTACCGCTTGTTTCTGAGGCCGCGCACCCAGACATCTTTGCTGAGTGCATCAGAAACACCGACCTCGCCAGTAACGCGGCGCTTCCGTCGATTACTATCCCGGTTGCTCCTAAAGGCGCTCTCCCAGTAGGGTTAAGCTTTGATGCTGCATGTGGGAAAGATCGATACCTCTTGGAAGCTGCCACGGGTCTCGAGAAAGTGATAAGCTATAAGTAAGGCTTGAAGAATTAGAGCACATGCTGTGATCAATGAATCGATTGTGATGTGACGTCGCCGGCCTAAGCTGATTCAACATCCGCAACGGAGAGGTGGATGATGGGACAGGCCTTGAGCGATGATCTGCGAATACGAGTATTGAAAGCGTCGGCGTCGGGCATGTCGGCCCGACAGGCTGCGGCTCGTTTCGGCGTTGGAATTTCGACCGCGATCCGCTGGATCGCGAGAGCGCGACAGGGCGAGTTAAGGCCTCGGCCACAAGGCTGGCGACGACCATCGGCCGTTGATGCCCACGAGGAATTCGTTATCGCGTTGATCGATGACCGTAAGGATGTGACGCTCGATGAGATGGTTGGGCGCTTGTTCGCGGCGATGATCCTGTTTGAGAAGTTCGCCCAGCACCAGCCGCTCAATCGTACGCATCCGAGGAAGGCCGGTATCCCTACGGCGTGGACCGCCTTGCGAATTTTTTGCGATATCGTGATTTTGCGCTCTTGAGAGTGGAATTAAGAGCGCAATGAGGAACTATGGCACAGGCCATTTTGCTGACGGGTCAAGAACGGCGTCGTCGTTGGTCACCGGCTGATCGGCTGGAAATTCTGGAGGCAGCATTCGCGCCGGGTGCAAATGTGTCGGAGGTAGCGCGTCGTTTTGATGTTTCGACGGGGCTGCTCTACACGTGGCGCCGCCAGGCGCTGTCGGCTGCGGTGACGGATGGTCCTGCCTTCGTGCCCGCGACGGTCGTGGGTGCCGCGGGCGGTGGCGATGTCGTTGCGGCGACGATCGCTGTGGACTTTGCGAACGGTACCAAGGTGAGGATTTCGTCCGGGGCACCTTGTGATCTTGCCGCAGCAGTAATGCGAGCGCTCAAATGATCCCGATCAGTTCGAGCGTGCGTGTTTGGATTGCGAGCGGCCATTGCGATATGCGCAAAGGGATGCAGGGTCTTGCTCTGATCGTGCAGGAAGGTCTGGGCCGTGATCCGTTCAAGGGGGACGTTTTTGTCTTCCGGGGGAAAAGTGGCCGGCTGATCAAGGCTCTTTGGCATGACGGAATTGGCCTTTCGCTATACGCAAAGCGGCTTGAGCGCGGCCGTTTCATTTGGCCGGCGACGGAGGGTGGAGCGATTGCGCTGACGGCTGGCCAGATGTCCTATCTGCTTGAGGGAATTGACTGGCGAAACCCGCAGCAGACATGGCGCCCGACGAGCGCGGGATAGCGTTTTTTTGGCGGGATTGCGTGCGGCAGCACCAAGAAAAGCTATACAAATCAGTGGTTTTGTGATTCACTTCGAGCATGGAAACCGGCTCGGGAAATCACCGTGATCATGCTGCAGCCCTGGAAGCAGAGCTAGCGATTGCGCGGTCGGAACGGGCTACTGCTTTGGCCGAATTGGCTGTTGCCAAGGCCAAGGAGGCCGACGATCAGGCCATCATTCTTCGCCAGAAAGTCTATATCGAAAAGCTGCAACGGGAACTGCGCGGTCAGAAGTCGGAACGGACAGCGCGGCTGATCGCGCAGATGGAGCTGATGCTTGAGGACGCCGAAGCGGCGGCGACTGAAGATGAGCTTGCCGCCGAAATGGCCGTTGCTGCAGCTGCTGCGATTGCGGTCACCGGCTTTACGCGCAAGCGGCCCGTCAAGAAGCCTTTCCCGGAACATCTTCCGCGTGAGCGTGTCGTGGTGCCTGGTCCGGTTGCCTGCAGCTGCTGTGGCGGTGAACGGCTTCGCAAGCTCGGCGAAGACATCACCGAAACGATGGAGAGCGTACCGCGTAGCTGGAAGGTCATTCAGACGGTGCGGGAAAAGTTCACCTGCCGTGACTGCGAGAAGATCAGCCAGGCACCTGCACCCTTCCATGTCATACCGAGAGGATGGGCGGGTCCGAGCCTTTGCTCTGCGACAAGTTCGGCCAGCACATTCCCCTCAATCGCCAGGTCGAACGTTTTGCCCTGGAAGGTGTGCCAGTCAGTCTGTCGACAGCAGCAGACGCGATTGGCGCGTGCTGCCAAGTCCTTGACCCGCTTGTGAGGCGGATTGAAAGCCATACGTTCGCGTCTGAACGGATCCACGGTGATGACACGACCGTGCCGGTTCTCGCTCTCGGCAAGACCGTCACCGGTCGGATATGGAGCTACGTCAAGGACGATGCTCCGTTTGGCGGAACGGCGCCTCCGTCGGCGATGTTCTATTATTCCCGGGACCGGGCCGGCGAACATCCACAGGCGCATCTGGCCAATTATAGCGGCATCCTTCAGGCGGATGCCTATACGGGCTATGGCCAGCTCTATCTTCCTGATCGAAGTCCGGGCCCGATTCATGAGGCAGCGTGTTGGGCGCATGCGAGGCGACCATTCTTTGCGCAAGCCGATTTGGAGGCCAACGCGCGCCGAAAAGCGCAGGGTAAAAATGCCGCCGTCATCTCGCCGGTCGCCTTGAACATGGTGCAGCGGATCGACGCACTGTTCGAAATCGAGCGCCATATCAATGGCCGTACGGCCGATGAGAGAAAAGTAATCCGCCAGCAGTTGTCAAAACCGCTGATCGACGACATGGAGATATGGATACGCGAACACCGCGCCAGGTTGTCGCGCGACAATGACTTGGCAAAGGCGTTTGACTACATGCTGAACCGCTGGGAATCCTTCATTCGTTTCCTCGACGACGGGCGCATTTGCCTGTCGAACAATTGTGCGGAGCGATCTCTGCGCGGTGTGGCGCTCGGTCGGAAAGCCTGGCTATTTGCCGGTTCCGATCGAGGGGGCCAGCGGGCGGCGGCCATGTACAGCCTGATCGTCACCGCGAAAATGAATCGCATTGACCCACAGGCCTGGCTTGCCGATGTCCTTGCCCGCATCGCCGACCATCCAGTCAGCCGTCTTGATGAGCTTCTCCCCTGGAATTGGCGGGAAACCACAACATCGCCACTGAGGCAGGCGGCCTGATGGCAGGTCCTCTCGTTCGCTTAAAGATCACGCTCGATGACGTTGATCCCTTGGTGATGCGGCGCGTTGTCGTCCCATTCCGCATTCGGCTTGACCGGCTTCATGAGGTTCTTCAAGAGGCTTTCGGCTGGACCAACAGCCATCTGTATGAGTTCAGGATCCGTGACATCGGGTTCGGCGTGCCTGATGGCGGCTTTGATGGTCCCATCGATGCACGCAAAGAAACGCTTCTTGCTGCCATCGAAGATATCGGCGCGAAATCATTCAAGTATCTCTATGACTTCGGCGACGGCTGGACGCACACCGTGAAAATCGAAAAGGTTTTACCGGCGACCGCCGGCTTCGACGATCCCTTCCTGCTTGACGTTGTCGGACGATGTCCACCGGAGGATGTCGGCGGTCCGTGGGGTTATGAAGAGTTCCGCGAGGCCATTGCGGACACCAACCATGAGCGTCACCACGAACTAGTGGAATGGTGGGGCGATGCGCACTACGATCCTGGCGATGTCGACGCCGCCAATCTCCGCAAAAACGTCGAGGCCTTAGCTGCAAAATGGAAGCGCCGATCGCGAAAGAAAAGCTGAACCTGCGGTCCTCGGCGAATGCATACGAAGGCCGTCTTGTACGGGTGAGGAATATGGAAGAGCACTGGCTATATCGACGTCAATATAGCCGGTGTTGTAGCCATGGACATTATCAGAGACCGTAAACAGGTGAGCCGCCTTGAGATTGTGGACAGCGGTCGGCGCCGCCGATTCAGTGACGAAGCCAAGCTTGCGATTGTAGCAGAGAGCCTCTCTGCTCCCCGGCAGGTGACGGTTACAGCCCAGCGCCATGGGATCACCCGCTTTCAGTTGAATAGCTGGCGCAAGGCGGCGCGGGAAGGAAGACTTGGCAATGGTTCATCGGAAGGGTTTGTTCCAGCCCTGGTCGTTCCGGAACGCACCGTGCCAGGTGGACACCTCTAAAAACCTCCCCATTTTCCGCGTTTCATGATTCAATCCGGCCAGTGTGATTTTCTGGGAGCGGATGATGCGTGGGCAACCGGGCTTTTGGGATTTGGATGATCGTTACGAACGGCTGAGTGCCGTCGGCGATCCGCTGGAGAAGCTCAACAGCATCATTCCATGGGCGATATTTGAAAAACCTTTAGCGAAGGCGCTGAAGCGGTCCGACGGATCGAAGGGTGGACGTCCACCATTTCCGTCGGTTCTGATGTTTAAAATCCTGGTGCTGCAAGCGCTTTATAATCTCTCCGACGACCAAGCGGAGTTTGTTATCCAGGACCGGCTGTCGTTTATGCGTTTCCTTGGCCTTTCCCTTTCGCAGAAGGTGCCGGATGCCAAGACGATCTGGCTGTTCCGAGAGAGTTTGGTGCGTGCAGGTGCCATTGATAATCTGTTTGCCCGTTTCGACAAGCATCTCTCACGTTCCGGATATCTGGCCAAAGGCGGGCAGATCGTTGACGCCACGATCATCCAGGCTCCCAAGCAACATAACAGCCAGGACGAGAAAGACGCGATCAAGGCCGGCGAAATCCCTGAGGACTGGAAGGATAAACCCGCCAGGCTGGCCCAGAAGGACCGCGACGCGCGATGGACAGTGAAGTATTCCAAGGCGAAACGGCCAACGGAGACGCCGACGTCGACGACGACTGACCAGCACGATATTGCCATTCCAATGTTTGGTTACAAAAACCATGCAGGCATCGACCGAGCCCATGGCTTTATCCGGGGATGGACGGTGACGAGTGCGAGCGCCCATGACGGAGCCCAGCTTCGAAACGTAGTGACCAAAGACAATACCGCGTCGACGGTCTGGGCCGATACGGCCTATCGCTCCAAGACCAACGAGGAATGGTTGCAGGACAATGGCCTAAAGTCCGACATCCATCAGAAGAAGCCAAAGGGCAAACCCATGCCGGAGGCGATGTCGCGCGCCAACGGCCGTCGTTCGAAGGTCCGCTCCGCCATCGAACATGTCTTTGCGCGGCAGAAGGACAAGATGAAGCTCTTCGTGCGCACCATCGGAATCAGCCGAGCGAGGGTGAAGATCGGCATGGCCAATATCACCTACAACATGCTTCGCTATGTCTGGCTGACTGGAAAACCACGGACCGCATAACGCGCAGCTGGCCGGAAGGCCGAAATGCATGCCGCAGATGCGGCAATCATCACAAAAAATGGGCGATCATCCGCGCGAGTTCATCGCGGAAATACATCCACGGCACCATCTTGCCAACTGCGACCGGTAAATCGAGGTGTCCAGGTGAAGATGCTGCGCAGATAGCTCCCACAGAATGCCGGATGCCGAATAGCAGCCGTATGGAGGTGGTGATCGCAAACGGTCGGCGCGTCGTCGTTGATCAGACGGTCGATGTGAAAGCGTTGTTGCGGATCATCCGCGGCTTGGAGACACTTTAACTATGAACCCGTTTCCGATGGGCACAACCGTGAAGGTTTGGCTGGCGACTGGCTATACGGACATGCGGCGCGGCTTTCCATCTTTGGCCCTTCAAGTGCAGGAAATCTTGAAGCATGACCCGCTGAGTGGTCACCTTTTCTGCTTTAGGGGTCGTCGTTCTGACGTGATCAAGATCATCTGGCATGACGGATTGGGCGCCTGCCTGTTTACCCGGCGGCTGGAACGAGGGCGGTTCATTTGGCCAAACGTGGAAGGTGGGGCGGTAACAATCTCGACAGCGCAGCTGGGCTCAAACCACTCCAAGCGGCTGCGTTAAGAGACGTGGTCGTGAGCGTTGGAGGTAAGTCCAGGGCAACCCCTGGGCCGGTACGCATCCGAGAGACGAATGAAAATGAACCTTCCGATGAAGCGTCGTAACGTGGAACCTGTCGTCAAAACCAGAGGTGTGTCGTCTCTTTGGGATCAGCTTGTCAGATGCCTGGTGACCGGGCAAGCGGCGACCGGCGTTGAGGGGGCGTGAAGCGGATGCAGGCATTGTCGCGGAACTGCAGGAACCAGTCGCTCCGATGCAAAGGGAGAAGCACAAGCGGAGAAAACCGTGAGGCGAGAGTACCGATGCGGAGCACTGGGACGGACCGATCTGTAGTAGCGATGAAGGCTCGTAATGGAGCTGGAGCGAAGAGGTCGGATCAGGTGGGCGTATCATCAACACAACTGGCAACAGGAGGACGTTGATGGATACGCAAGGCAAACCGTTCAATATCAGTAAGCAGAAGGTGTACGAAGCTTATCTTCAGGTGCGATCCAACGGAGGCGCAGCTGGTGTGGATGGAGTAACGATTGAGCAGTTCGAGGCCGATCTGAAGGGGAATCTCTATAAGATCTGGAACAGGATGAGCTCAGGCACTTACTTTCCTCCGCCAGTTCGCGCCGTTTCCATTCCTAAGAAGAGTGGAGGCCAGCGGATCCTCGGGGTGCCAACAGTGGCAGATCGCGTGGCCCAAAGTGTGGTCAAGCAGATGATTGAGCCGGATCTAGATGCAATCTTTCTGGCAGATTCCTATGGCTATCGGCCCGAAAAGTCGGCGCTGGATGCCATCGGCGTTACGCGCAAGCGGTGCTGGAAATATGATTGGGTCCTGGAATTCGATATCAAAGGACTGTTTGACAATATCGACCACGACCTTCTGCTACGGGCTGTACGCAAACACATAACGTGTGCCTGGGCGCTGCTCTACATCGAAAGATGGCTGACAGCACCAATGCGGAAGGAGGATGGGGCAACCGTCGAGCGAAACTGCGGCACGCCACAAGGCGGTGTCGTTAGCCCGATACTTGCCAACCTCTTCCTGCATTATGCATTCGACGTGTGGATGGGCAGACAGTTCCCTGACCTGCCATGGTGTCGTTA from Rhizobium tumorigenes includes these protein-coding regions:
- the tnpB gene encoding IS66 family insertion sequence element accessory protein TnpB (TnpB, as the term is used for proteins encoded by IS66 family insertion elements, is considered an accessory protein, since TnpC, encoded by a neighboring gene, is a DDE family transposase.), whose protein sequence is MNPFPMGTTVKVWLATGYTDMRRGFPSLALQVQEILKHDPLSGHLFCFRGRRSDVIKIIWHDGLGACLFTRRLERGRFIWPNVEGGAVTISTAQLGSNHSKRLR
- a CDS encoding plasmid pRiA4b ORF-3 family protein, translating into MAGPLVRLKITLDDVDPLVMRRVVVPFRIRLDRLHEVLQEAFGWTNSHLYEFRIRDIGFGVPDGGFDGPIDARKETLLAAIEDIGAKSFKYLYDFGDGWTHTVKIEKVLPATAGFDDPFLLDVVGRCPPEDVGGPWGYEEFREAIADTNHERHHELVEWWGDAHYDPGDVDAANLRKNVEALAAKWKRRSRKKS
- the tnpA gene encoding IS66-like element accessory protein TnpA encodes the protein MAQAILLTGQERRRRWSPADRLEILEAAFAPGANVSEVARRFDVSTGLLYTWRRQALSAAVTDGPAFVPATVVGAAGGGDVVAATIAVDFANGTKVRISSGAPCDLAAAVMRALK
- a CDS encoding amidase family protein, with the protein product MFATSNIEKICHQIHARETSVLEIRESTLAAMLRHSQLNCFIQERGIEQSFTKPDAACVDAPLFGIPVSFKDNICVEGQPVTVGTSAMAACIAPRDAEIVRQLKALGAVVSGKNNMHELSFGITSVNAQWGTVGNPAAPGYCAGGSSGGGAAAVAAGIVLLAVGTDTGGSVRIPASFCGITGFRPTSGRWSSSGIIPVSRTKDSPGLLTRSAADALFVYSHLSSDEPMTAPDKSPLRIGLPSSLWTGLDADVKSVCRAAIDSLKSVEHQCVEVDDTSILELSRTITFTVPLYEFFLDFPRTLVSLGWEEKISEVFEDIRDENVRGIIHAHLGGGLITPANYAEAISNVGRLRRKINALFDLGDIDLLAYPTVPQAVPLVSEAAHPDIFAECIRNTDLASNAALPSITIPVAPKGALPVGLSFDAACGKDRYLLEAATGLEKVISYK
- the tnpB gene encoding IS66 family insertion sequence element accessory protein TnpB (TnpB, as the term is used for proteins encoded by IS66 family insertion elements, is considered an accessory protein, since TnpC, encoded by a neighboring gene, is a DDE family transposase.), encoding MIPISSSVRVWIASGHCDMRKGMQGLALIVQEGLGRDPFKGDVFVFRGKSGRLIKALWHDGIGLSLYAKRLERGRFIWPATEGGAIALTAGQMSYLLEGIDWRNPQQTWRPTSAG
- a CDS encoding transposase, giving the protein MDIIRDRKQVSRLEIVDSGRRRRFSDEAKLAIVAESLSAPRQVTVTAQRHGITRFQLNSWRKAAREGRLGNGSSEGFVPALVVPERTVPGGHL
- a CDS encoding IS5 family transposase, which codes for MRGQPGFWDLDDRYERLSAVGDPLEKLNSIIPWAIFEKPLAKALKRSDGSKGGRPPFPSVLMFKILVLQALYNLSDDQAEFVIQDRLSFMRFLGLSLSQKVPDAKTIWLFRESLVRAGAIDNLFARFDKHLSRSGYLAKGGQIVDATIIQAPKQHNSQDEKDAIKAGEIPEDWKDKPARLAQKDRDARWTVKYSKAKRPTETPTSTTTDQHDIAIPMFGYKNHAGIDRAHGFIRGWTVTSASAHDGAQLRNVVTKDNTASTVWADTAYRSKTNEEWLQDNGLKSDIHQKKPKGKPMPEAMSRANGRRSKVRSAIEHVFARQKDKMKLFVRTIGISRARVKIGMANITYNMLRYVWLTGKPRTA